From one Lotus japonicus ecotype B-129 chromosome 3, LjGifu_v1.2 genomic stretch:
- the LOC130743543 gene encoding uncharacterized protein LOC130743543, giving the protein MELDYGLDFEDYFPSMISSLGAEGFIGELCHGFRLLMDENKGLITFESLKVNCFLLGLEVRYDELLCMLMEGDLDGDGALSQMEFCILMFRLSPCLMDGPKMRTQGLVLTLQLLDPNVDHKLCVKHLYENWKEKYPGEFVKGSLRVVARASTMLAYVKAMENLKKLNEEAWRYISGTLLRNVIGKPTTPLPIVIYQSIT; this is encoded by the exons ATGGAGTTGGATTATGGCTTGGACTTCGAGGACTACTTCCCATCCATGATCTCAAGCTTAGGCGCAGAAGGGTTTATAGGCGAACTCTGCCACGGGTTTCGCCTGCTCATGGACGAGAACAAGGGCCTTATCACGTTCGAGAGCTTGAAGGTGAACTGTTTCTTGCTGGGTTTGGAGGTGAGGTACGACGAGCTCTTGTGCATGCTAATGGAAGGTGATTTGGATGGAGATGGTGCTCTCAGCCAAATGGAGTTCTGCATTCTCATGTTTAGGTTGAGTCCTTGTTTGATGGACGGACCAAAAATGCGCACTCAAG GCTTGGTCCTTACTTTACAATTGTTGGATCCAAATGTAGATCACAAATTATGTGTGAAACACCTATATGAAAACTGGAAGGAGAAGTATCCTGGGGAGTTTGTGAAAGGGTCTCTGCGGGTTGTTGCAAGAGCAAGCACAATGCTAGCATATGTGAAGGCCAtggagaatttgaagaagttgaATGAGGAAGCTTGGAGATACATAAGTGGGACACTTTTAAGGAATGTAATAGGGAAACCTACAACACCTCTCCCCATTGTGATCTACCAGTCAATAACATGA